The sequence below is a genomic window from Pseudomonas cannabina.
CACGTGATCGGGTTTCATACCCGTGTTTCAAGGGGTTTTACTGTGACTGCTGTACGAAAACCCTTCAATTTGTGTTGCCGAGCCTGCAAGCCGGCCTTAGACTGCCGCCCCTCGTAAATTGAGTGCCAGGTGGCGCTTGGAGATTATTGGCTTTACGACAACGTCAAGCCGCTCCTCAATGCACGTTTTTTTATAGAGAAATAAATGACAAAGGAAAAGTTGCTGGCCATGCCGGCCGATGACTACATGAACGCCGAGCAGCACGCTTTCTTCGTCGAGCTGTTGCAGGGCATGAAGGTCGAGATCCACGAGCGAATCGAGCAGAGCCGTATTGCCATCGAAAGCCTGGACACCCCTGCCGATCCGGCCGACGCTGCCTCGGTTGAAGAAGAGCGTCACTGGTTGGTCAACGTGATCGATCGTGATCAGCGCATGCTGCCTCAGCTGGAAATGGCCCTGTCGCGCATTGCCGATGACACCTTCGGCTGGTGCGATGACAGCGGTGAGCCCATTGGCCTGAAACGCCTGCTGATCAGCCCGACCACCAAATACTGCATCGAAGCGCAAGAGCGCCACGAGCAGATCGACAAGCACCAACGCCAGGCCTGATTCTCAGGCGACAGGGGTTGAGCAACCAGACCGGGAGGCAAGCAATTGCCTCCCGGTTTCGTTGTGTCCGGAGTTTATTGAATCAACGCCGACCGATAAGACCATTAGCGCATGGCACATCGCCGTTATCTGACGTTTAATAGGTGCAATAACGATAAATACAGACGGGGTAACGCAACATGGCCGAAAACTTATCCATGGCTGCCGGATTGCCGCTGACCAGTGCGCCGGGCACTGCAGTAAGGTGGTGGGTGCCTGCGGTACAAAGTGTTGCGTTGTGCCTGTTGCTGGCAGCGATAAGCGTTGTCGGACTGCCCCTCTATATCGTTGTTCCCGGCGCTTTGCTGGTGATCTGGCTGCCGCGATGGTTACTCCGCCGGCCTGCAGCATTCTCGGCCGAGGCGGTCGACGCGGACATAACGCGCCTGACCCGCGATCTCTCCCGCACCACCAGCCATAACGCGCTGTCGGCCGCTCAGGTGGCGTTTTCCGTGCGCCAGTTGGCGGGGCGCGTGCAATCGCAGCTTGGGGCTGCCGGGCAGGTGGTCAACAGTGCGGAGCTGATGATCGCTACCGAGCAGCAGACCGCCCAGCTCAGCCAGCAGGCACTGGTTGCCGCCAGCGAAGCGCGGGCGCGCAGCGAGGCGGGCAGTGGCGTATTGAATGAGTCGATCGACCGTATGCACCAATTGAGCGAGCGGGCCGTCGCCAGTCGAGAGCTGATCGAAGCGCTCAGCCAGCGCAGTGAGGAGATCCAGCGGGTGACGCTGGTGATCCAGTCGATCGCCAGCCAGACCAACCTGCTGGCGCTCAACGCAGCCATCGAGGCTGCCCGGGCCGGCGAGCATGGGCGTGGTTTTGCAGTGGTCGCCGATGAAGTGCGCGGGCTCGCCGGGCGAACGGCGAGTGCCACCGGAGAAGTCGGGCAGATGGTGGCCGATATCCAGCAACGCACTGCGCAGGTCGTCGAACAGATCCGTCAGCTGTCTACCGACCTGGACAGCGGCGTCGAACAGGTTGAGCTTACCGGCGAGCACCTCGGTAACATCGCCCGCCTTGCCGTCGAGGTCGAAAGCCAGGTCAGCGAGATTGCCCAGGGCGCCAAGAGCAATCAGGATCAGTTGGCGAGCCTGTTCGAGGCCGTTGAGCACATGCGCAGTGATCTGGCGGTCAGCGACGAGCAGACCCGGCACCTGGCCAAGGCCGCGGTGCAGATGGAAGGGCAGGCCGAGACCATCAGTCAGCGTCTGGCCGAAGTGGGGCTCGACGACTATCACCAGCGCATCTACGATCTGGCCCGTGAAGGGGCACGACTCATCGGCCAGAAGTTCGAAGCCGATATCGACCAGGGGCGCGCCAGTCTGGATGATCTGTTTGACCGTAGTTACAAGCCAGTCGCCAACACCTCACCGACCCGGTTCACCACGCGCTTCGACCGCTACACCGATCAGGTACTCCCGGCGCTGCAGGAGCCACTGCTCGCGCGGCACGAAGGCCTGGTATTTGCCATCGCCTGCACCCAGCAAGGCTACGTGCCCACGCATAACAACGCGTTCAACCAGCCTCTGACCGGGGACGCGACGCTGGACAATGCGCGCAATCGCAGCAAGCGCAAGTTCGATGACCGGACCGGCATTCGCTGCGGTAGCCATCAGCAACCGGTATTGCTGCAAACCTACACCCGGGACACCGGGGAGCTGATGCACGACCTCTCCGTACCCATTATCGTCAAGGGGCGTCATTGGGGTGGTCTGCGCCTGGGTTATAAACCGCAGGGCGGTTCAAACCCGTAAACCGGTCTGGCAAGTTTGAGGGAGGCGAGCAGAGATGTTGAAGTCTGCTCGACCTGTTCTTTACCTTTGATATGCACTGCCGTGTAGGTATTTGTTTATAGATTTTTTAAGTATGTGGATGTGGGTTGTAGGAAACTTCTAAATAACTCTTATAGGCTTGACTGTCGATGCGCCCTGAGCAATCTCTTGAATCAATGGCATCAATTTTTGATTCATGAGCGGCCTTGCCAAGGGCGCCTCTACGGACGAAAGAGTTATGAAAAGTACATGGAGTGTCAAACAGTCATCCGAGATTTCGGGTGCAGTGGTTTTACAGGTTACGGCGCGTATCGGCATATTTTTCGACGGTACGGGCAATAATCGGGTCAACAGTCAGATCGGTGCTGATTGCCGCGCACTGCTGGAAGTCAATAACGGCAAGCATATCCAGGAGTGCGCCGGACGACATGCCGATCCGGGCAGTAGTTACAGTAATGAATTAAGTAATATCGCCTTGCTGGCAGGGCTTTATCGTCGACAAGCGGTCGCTGCCAACGACGGGCAGGGTTTGAACGTCTGCTACCCGATCTATATAAGCGGCGCCGGGACGACATCAGGTGAGCGTGATTCGGTATGGCCTGGGCAGAGTCTGGGCCGTGGCACCACGGGTGTGGTGGCCAAGGTGCAAAACGCTTTCAGAAAGCTCGAATCGGTACTCAAGATGTTTCCGGTGGATAATCCGGGCTGTGCGCTGGAGGCGCTGGAATTCGATGTCTTCGGCTTCAGTCGCGGTGCTGCGTCGGCGAGACATTTCGTCAACGAAATTCTCAAGCGTGAAGTCGGCATGCTTGAGCCGATACTGCGCAGTCGCAAAGTGCGGTTGAGCGAGAATTTTGCCTGGCACAACGGCTGTGTGCGGCTCAAGGTCATTGGCCTGTTCGACACTGTTGCCGCTATCGGCAGCGTCAAAGACCTGGGCAACACGAGCGACGCCAGCAATCGGCGGGTCAATCTGTACTTGCCGCCTGGCTGTGCCCAGCAAGTGCTGCATCTGGTCGCTCGCGATGAAAACCGGCGCAATTTTGCGCTCAATAGCATTACCCCCGGATGGCCCGCAGAAATCATCCTGCCGGGGGCACATTCCGATATCGGCGGTGGTTATCCGCCGCAAATGGATGAAAACGTCTTGTTGACCCGCCCACGTATGAGCACCGTGCGGCGCGGCAGCGCTCCTGAAACGGCGACCTGCTGGCAGGAAGCACAGGCCGAACTGAACAGGATGGAGTTGAATCACTGGATCGATCCGCTCGATAACCAGGCGTCATTACAGGTGCAGTCATGCGAAAGCAACGGTCATATCTGTAAGAATCCGCTCAGTGGCTTGGGGATGATTGTGGCTGCGGTGGGCATGCATCGGCAGGTCTTTGGGCATCTGTCACGGGTTTCGCTGCAGATCATGCATGCGCTGGCCTGTGATGAAGGCGTGCCGATCGGCCCCGTTCCGCAGGCACCGTACTTTCAGCTTCCTCCCGAGCTGGAGGGCATCGCTCGCAAGCTGATCGATTACGCGCGGGGCGGTCCTTACACGCTGACCAGCGACGAAGAGCAGGTTCTGCGCTGGCGCTACATTCATCAGTCCGCGCACTGGAGCGCGTCACTGGGTCGAACGGGCAGCCTCAGTGATGCAGTGTTCGTTCACGCACCTGAACCGGGCGGCCGGATACTGCACCCCAACATCGGGCAGCCCGGCTACCCGCAGTAAAAACCGATGCCCGGTCTGCTCACTCGGGTGCGTCATGCAACAGTACATTGAGATCGTCGATCACCGGTGCCCACTCGGCGTCTTGATGTAAGCCCTCTTTCAGAAACGCCGCCTGTGCCGGGGTCCAGAAGTCAGCGTCGATCAGCTTGACTCCGTCTTGCAGGCGGTGCGCCGCGACGAAAGCGTCAATGTCCTTGTCTTCGGAATCGA
It includes:
- a CDS encoding T6SS phospholipase effector Tle1-like catalytic domain-containing protein, whose amino-acid sequence is MKSTWSVKQSSEISGAVVLQVTARIGIFFDGTGNNRVNSQIGADCRALLEVNNGKHIQECAGRHADPGSSYSNELSNIALLAGLYRRQAVAANDGQGLNVCYPIYISGAGTTSGERDSVWPGQSLGRGTTGVVAKVQNAFRKLESVLKMFPVDNPGCALEALEFDVFGFSRGAASARHFVNEILKREVGMLEPILRSRKVRLSENFAWHNGCVRLKVIGLFDTVAAIGSVKDLGNTSDASNRRVNLYLPPGCAQQVLHLVARDENRRNFALNSITPGWPAEIILPGAHSDIGGGYPPQMDENVLLTRPRMSTVRRGSAPETATCWQEAQAELNRMELNHWIDPLDNQASLQVQSCESNGHICKNPLSGLGMIVAAVGMHRQVFGHLSRVSLQIMHALACDEGVPIGPVPQAPYFQLPPELEGIARKLIDYARGGPYTLTSDEEQVLRWRYIHQSAHWSASLGRTGSLSDAVFVHAPEPGGRILHPNIGQPGYPQ
- a CDS encoding DUF2789 domain-containing protein, with protein sequence MELNTNTLNDLFTQLGLDSEDKDIDAFVAAHRLQDGVKLIDADFWTPAQAAFLKEGLHQDAEWAPVIDDLNVLLHDAPE
- a CDS encoding TraR/DksA family transcriptional regulator, which produces MTKEKLLAMPADDYMNAEQHAFFVELLQGMKVEIHERIEQSRIAIESLDTPADPADAASVEEERHWLVNVIDRDQRMLPQLEMALSRIADDTFGWCDDSGEPIGLKRLLISPTTKYCIEAQERHEQIDKHQRQA
- a CDS encoding methyl-accepting chemotaxis protein; this translates as MIATEQQTAQLSQQALVAASEARARSEAGSGVLNESIDRMHQLSERAVASRELIEALSQRSEEIQRVTLVIQSIASQTNLLALNAAIEAARAGEHGRGFAVVADEVRGLAGRTASATGEVGQMVADIQQRTAQVVEQIRQLSTDLDSGVEQVELTGEHLGNIARLAVEVESQVSEIAQGAKSNQDQLASLFEAVEHMRSDLAVSDEQTRHLAKAAVQMEGQAETISQRLAEVGLDDYHQRIYDLAREGARLIGQKFEADIDQGRASLDDLFDRSYKPVANTSPTRFTTRFDRYTDQVLPALQEPLLARHEGLVFAIACTQQGYVPTHNNAFNQPLTGDATLDNARNRSKRKFDDRTGIRCGSHQQPVLLQTYTRDTGELMHDLSVPIIVKGRHWGGLRLGYKPQGGSNP